The following proteins come from a genomic window of Deinococcus terrestris:
- a CDS encoding glycosyltransferase encodes MTFSPGPSGLRVAHVGAFGHAAVNGVSQAVGTYLRALQALGAQVQHWDLTADYRDIGYTDAGYPVYHLPISSRLGRKVLGLPPVTQRFLREHLEDIDLVHLHLTFTGENPHLMRLCARAHRPFVLTPHGGYDAGRLESRALLKRVWYPVFERPMLRRAAFLHALQQQEATALQRLAHEQHIVVLPNPVPVIQEPGPFAERDVLLFIGRFDVAQKGLDLLVRAYAQARDAGLQLPLHLVGPDFRGGRDHLEALLAEKHLTGKVTLHGPVNAVGRLAWLGRARAFVAPSRHEGLPMAPLEALAAGVPLILTPGTHLDGLVEAAGAGWAVKGNESALAAALLAAEALPAAEWQHRSARACDLVEQRYSPDAFASTLLREYQYALDRVHDRRSK; translated from the coding sequence ATGACTTTCTCTCCAGGTCCTTCCGGCTTGCGAGTCGCCCATGTAGGCGCTTTCGGGCATGCGGCAGTCAATGGCGTCAGTCAGGCAGTGGGAACCTATTTGCGAGCACTTCAGGCCCTAGGAGCCCAGGTTCAGCACTGGGACCTCACGGCGGACTATCGTGACATCGGGTATACCGACGCAGGATATCCGGTTTATCATCTGCCTATCTCGTCCCGCCTAGGGCGTAAAGTGCTGGGCCTTCCCCCCGTGACCCAGAGGTTCCTGCGTGAACATCTGGAAGATATTGACTTAGTCCATCTGCATCTAACTTTTACTGGAGAAAATCCTCATCTCATGAGGTTGTGCGCACGCGCCCATCGACCCTTCGTCCTGACGCCGCACGGGGGATATGACGCCGGACGCCTCGAGTCGCGTGCACTGCTCAAACGGGTTTGGTACCCGGTTTTCGAGCGTCCTATGCTTCGGCGGGCTGCGTTCTTACACGCTCTGCAACAGCAGGAAGCCACAGCATTACAGAGATTGGCTCATGAACAGCATATAGTGGTGCTGCCTAATCCTGTTCCCGTCATACAGGAGCCTGGTCCCTTTGCAGAACGTGACGTGCTGTTGTTCATCGGACGTTTCGATGTGGCGCAAAAGGGACTCGACCTGTTGGTCCGCGCCTATGCCCAAGCACGAGACGCTGGACTGCAGCTGCCGCTCCACCTTGTCGGACCGGACTTCAGGGGAGGACGCGATCATTTAGAAGCTTTGCTCGCAGAGAAGCACCTGACAGGTAAGGTCACCCTTCACGGGCCGGTGAACGCCGTGGGGCGACTAGCTTGGCTTGGGCGTGCCCGGGCCTTTGTGGCTCCCTCACGTCATGAGGGACTGCCCATGGCCCCGCTGGAGGCGTTGGCTGCTGGTGTCCCCCTTATTCTGACGCCCGGGACCCACTTGGATGGTTTGGTAGAGGCAGCTGGAGCAGGTTGGGCGGTCAAGGGGAACGAGTCGGCCTTGGCCGCAGCACTCCTGGCCGCCGAGGCCCTCCCGGCGGCAGAGTGGCAGCACCGGAGCGCGCGTGCGTGCGACTTGGTTGAACAAAGGTATTCGCCGGACGCCTTCGCATCTACGTTGCTTCGGGAATATCAGTACGCACTGGACCGGGTTCACGATCGCCGATCGAAGTAA
- the galE gene encoding UDP-glucose 4-epimerase GalE, translating into MKVLVSGGAGYIGSTVCSALLDAGHQPVILDSLVTGDPSFVVDRVFYQGDISDSALVGRIFREHPDVGVALHFAARTVVAESQSNPGLYYRENVVKSLHFFELLITAGCLRVIFSSSASIYQAPPGGGVNEKTPLRPESPYGWSKLMGEQMLRNLTEATALRALALRYFNPIGADPRLRTGAQALNPSHILGQLLATASGRAAHLQITGTDYPTRDGTGLRDYIHVWDLAQAHVAAVERFDAALGAETFLPINLGTGQGVTVRELIRSFEAVTGQTVPQKEAPRRPGDQAGTYAEIALAAERLGWVPQLSTADAIASALAWEKCRSASAADSRSAPEPLAEA; encoded by the coding sequence ATGAAAGTGCTTGTGAGCGGTGGGGCAGGGTATATTGGAAGCACCGTTTGTTCCGCCCTACTTGACGCCGGTCACCAGCCTGTCATCCTCGACTCCTTGGTAACGGGTGATCCTTCCTTCGTCGTAGACCGAGTCTTCTACCAGGGGGATATTTCAGACTCTGCCCTCGTGGGCCGGATCTTTCGTGAGCATCCCGATGTCGGCGTCGCTCTCCACTTCGCTGCGCGTACTGTGGTTGCCGAGTCGCAGTCCAACCCAGGCTTATATTACCGCGAGAATGTGGTGAAGAGCCTGCACTTTTTTGAGCTGCTTATCACGGCTGGCTGCCTGCGGGTGATTTTTAGTTCGAGTGCCAGTATCTATCAGGCGCCACCCGGTGGCGGTGTGAATGAGAAGACGCCGCTGCGTCCAGAAAGCCCTTATGGTTGGTCCAAACTTATGGGCGAGCAGATGCTACGTAACCTGACGGAGGCTACGGCACTGCGTGCGCTCGCTTTGAGATATTTCAATCCGATCGGCGCCGATCCGAGATTGCGCACGGGCGCCCAGGCTCTGAATCCCTCCCACATCTTGGGTCAACTGCTGGCCACAGCGAGTGGGAGAGCCGCTCACTTGCAGATCACTGGCACGGATTATCCGACTCGCGACGGCACTGGCCTGCGTGACTACATTCATGTATGGGATCTCGCCCAGGCGCACGTTGCTGCTGTTGAACGGTTTGATGCGGCGCTCGGGGCAGAAACCTTCTTGCCGATTAACCTGGGTACGGGTCAGGGCGTCACAGTACGTGAACTGATTCGCAGCTTTGAAGCTGTGACTGGCCAGACTGTACCCCAAAAAGAGGCTCCCCGCCGCCCAGGTGATCAAGCCGGAACCTATGCCGAGATCGCGCTCGCCGCCGAGCGCCTCGGTTGGGTGCCTCAGTTGAGTACGGCTGACGCCATCGCCAGTGCCCTCGCTTGGGAAAAATGTCGGTCAGCTTCCGCCGCCGACTCCCGATCCGCGCCTGAGCCTCTCGCGGAGGCGTGA
- a CDS encoding Wzz/FepE/Etk N-terminal domain-containing protein: MDQSQAQDLDLQRMIRVLRRVWKLVLLCALALAAATFLVSRAQTPVYRSSVTLGALPAGSSNADVNISLVGAPAVPPQVFDGALRSPQVSAFALQRLRGKLSAEEFETIAAALTTPDRFNETVTLEANVDQQQVGVYILSAVAAEPETARKVADAYAVGLLQWDRQRARQNILRALKTLEARGNALSRQIAEAQTRAGQSDTAVTRAADSEAVAQQISQLVVLSETVTGTLTSLTPATRPRDPVSPHPVRDAIIAFGAALFFGFLFASVADRLKRTAETAQIQESGTLRRQPGRMSNFHEDALVSTQESEGKRST, encoded by the coding sequence ATGGACCAATCTCAAGCGCAGGATCTTGACCTTCAGCGGATGATCCGCGTGCTGCGCCGGGTCTGGAAGCTGGTGCTCCTCTGTGCACTGGCGCTCGCGGCCGCGACCTTTCTGGTGTCCAGGGCGCAGACACCGGTGTACCGTTCGAGCGTGACACTCGGGGCCCTACCTGCGGGCAGCAGCAACGCGGACGTCAACATCTCGCTCGTCGGTGCTCCCGCTGTGCCGCCGCAGGTTTTCGACGGCGCCTTACGTAGCCCGCAAGTCTCTGCCTTCGCGCTGCAACGGCTCAGGGGCAAGCTGAGTGCCGAGGAATTCGAAACCATTGCTGCCGCTCTGACAACCCCTGACCGTTTCAATGAGACTGTGACCCTTGAGGCCAATGTGGACCAGCAGCAGGTTGGCGTCTATATCCTCAGCGCCGTGGCTGCCGAGCCCGAGACCGCGCGAAAAGTCGCTGACGCTTACGCGGTAGGTCTACTGCAGTGGGATCGTCAGCGCGCCCGGCAAAATATTCTGCGGGCGCTCAAAACCTTAGAGGCGCGCGGCAACGCCCTGTCAAGACAGATTGCCGAGGCACAGACGCGCGCGGGCCAGAGTGACACGGCAGTCACGCGGGCCGCCGATAGTGAAGCCGTCGCTCAACAGATCAGCCAGCTCGTGGTGCTCAGTGAGACGGTGACCGGTACGCTCACCTCCCTGACGCCAGCCACCCGGCCGCGCGATCCGGTGTCGCCGCACCCGGTACGCGACGCCATCATTGCGTTTGGCGCAGCGCTGTTTTTCGGCTTCCTCTTCGCCTCGGTTGCCGATCGTCTGAAGCGCACAGCAGAGACAGCGCAGATTCAGGAAAGCGGCACCCTCCGTCGTCAGCCAGGACGGATGTCCAACTTCCATGAGGATGCCCTGGTTTCCACTCAGGAAAGTGAGGGTAAGCGGAGCACATAA
- a CDS encoding glycosyltransferase, which produces MRVSIVQEQRFIHLANGETYDDGHSTYELWQRYLSHFEEVQVIGRSRLVNVLPPGYRRVDGPGVKVFHLPDYHGPESFVLRVLPLLSRLMQAFEPGEAVILRVSGTLASLSAPLLRWRRQPFAVEVINDPAQVFSRGGVQHPLRRLFRWGYASQTRWQCRVSSASLYVTRRALQEAYPSRPGTPVFGVSDVRLPPEAYASARVYSGPGLRAVMVGSLQHWYKGPDIAIRALAQLRAQGLPVTLRIVGQGLKRPECEALARELGVEHACTFVGQRPTPEAVRRDLAQADLFVMPSRTEGLPRALVEAMAQGLPAVGSRVSGIPELLPEDALVTPGSAEEFAEVWGAWARDPVRLTAGSQRNFAEARTYAEPILSAERGDFLKAVRRATQARG; this is translated from the coding sequence ATGCGGGTAAGTATTGTGCAGGAGCAGCGGTTCATTCACCTGGCTAACGGAGAAACGTACGACGATGGCCATTCAACCTATGAGTTGTGGCAACGTTATCTCTCTCACTTCGAGGAGGTGCAGGTCATAGGGCGTTCGCGTCTGGTAAACGTCCTTCCACCAGGGTATCGCCGGGTGGATGGTCCTGGAGTGAAGGTCTTTCATCTGCCGGATTACCACGGTCCGGAATCGTTCGTGCTCCGTGTCCTGCCGCTGCTTTCGCGGCTCATGCAGGCGTTTGAGCCAGGTGAGGCCGTGATCCTCCGGGTATCCGGCACGCTGGCAAGCCTCAGCGCTCCCCTGCTGCGCTGGCGCCGTCAACCGTTCGCCGTTGAGGTGATCAATGACCCGGCGCAGGTCTTCAGTCGTGGCGGCGTGCAGCACCCTCTGCGGCGGCTCTTTCGTTGGGGCTACGCATCTCAAACGCGCTGGCAATGCCGCGTTTCCAGCGCGAGCCTATACGTCACGCGCCGCGCTCTCCAGGAGGCCTATCCGTCACGTCCGGGTACGCCGGTCTTTGGAGTCTCCGACGTCAGGTTGCCGCCTGAGGCCTATGCTTCTGCGCGGGTCTACAGCGGTCCTGGATTACGCGCCGTGATGGTCGGGTCTCTGCAGCACTGGTACAAGGGACCAGATATCGCGATCAGGGCGCTTGCTCAACTGCGGGCGCAGGGTCTACCCGTCACACTCCGGATCGTGGGCCAAGGGTTAAAACGCCCAGAATGTGAGGCGCTCGCCCGGGAGCTCGGGGTTGAACATGCCTGCACCTTCGTGGGGCAGAGGCCTACCCCCGAAGCAGTGCGGCGCGACCTCGCTCAGGCAGATCTCTTTGTGATGCCTTCGCGCACCGAGGGGCTTCCGCGAGCCCTCGTCGAGGCAATGGCACAGGGCCTGCCAGCGGTAGGCTCACGCGTGAGTGGAATTCCGGAGCTGCTGCCCGAAGACGCTCTGGTGACTCCTGGGTCCGCCGAAGAGTTTGCGGAGGTGTGGGGCGCCTGGGCACGCGATCCTGTCCGCTTGACTGCAGGCAGCCAGCGTAACTTCGCCGAAGCACGAACTTACGCCGAGCCTATTCTCTCGGCTGAGCGCGGTGACTTCCTGAAGGCGGTGCGGCGGGCAACTCAGGCTCGGGGGTAA